The Odontesthes bonariensis isolate fOdoBon6 chromosome 19, fOdoBon6.hap1, whole genome shotgun sequence genome includes the window atggacgaatggatgaatggatggatggatggatggatggatggacggacggatggacggacggatggatggacggatggatggatggatggatggatggatggatggacggacggacgaatggacggatggacggacggacggacggatggatggatggacggatggatggatggatggatggacggatggatggacgaaTGAATGGATGCTCACGGTGTCCCAGTGACAGGTGGACCTGTGTCTCTTATTAAAGTGCAGATCCTGTATTCTGAGTGTTCATTCTACATGCAACCAGAGTACagctgctgcacctgctgctgctgctgctttgtgaCGACGTAATGAGTTAACCAAAACATCATTAATTCATCTTCTATAGCTACTTCTTCTGTTCGGGGGGTTGGAGTCTGTACACCCAGGACCATCACAGAGAAGCCAtcgtgcacactcacactcactcatagGGTCCATTTAGAATCAGCAGTTCacctgggatttgaaccaggaaccttcttgcttcGAGGCGACAGCGCCTTTCACCACATATAAAGTACTGCTGTGACTTGGCTGAAAGGTCAGCTTCTGTAACCAATCAGAGTTTGACctgtgtgatgtcatcaggagAACTGATGTAAAAGCTCTCAGGTGGAACCAGAAGTGCAGTCTGTCTGACAAAAATCTGACAAGATTTTAAACCAGACTTTACACGTCTAATATGGatgaaaatgaaggaaaaatgCTTCTTTGTGTATTAAAAGTCACTCGCTGTAGCTGTTTATTCTCACCTGAGAGGCCTCAGAGGTCTGCAGCTCATTCCTGTTGAATCACGTGATTTACATGCGTGCACGCTCTGCTCTGCAGACATTCAGCTCTGCTTGTCTTGACATGTTTTTCCTGAGCGTCTCTCTGCTGTTTGTTCCTCACTGAGAACAGACGTCCTGAGTTTAACAGGAACGTTGCTGCTGTTGGGACTGAAGTCGGGTCACAGAGTTACTTTCAGAGATTTTGTCATCGTTCACTGATCTCTGATCAGCTGATTGAAGGCACCGCCTCTCAAACTCCACTTTCTTCCGTATCAGCTTCGGAAGAATACGGAATTCTTCCGAAGCTGATACGGAAGACTTCAATCAGGCGCCGCCTCTGAAACTCCACCTTCTTCCGTATTTATCGAGACATCGTTACAGCGAGGCACGAAGGGACATTTGTTCAGGTTCTGGTTTATTGTTCAGCTTCGTTTCTAACTTAGTTTGGTTTATGAGTTACACTCATCACGTTTTCTGCATCTGTTGGAAAATCCTGGAATTGTTGAACTTTTCCCACAGAGTTGGATCTGAACAATAAGAGGAAATGGCTGCTTTAACGTCTCTGAGCGTCTCTCTGCTGTGTGTCGGCCTCCTCCTGTCTGTTTCTGCAGGTGAGTTTGAGCTGGGGACTTAAGCTGGAAACTGTTTTCATATGAGATGCAGTGAAGGAAAAGTCTGCCGGCTCTGACCGGGatgtgtggatgtttgtcatAACTCAAGTCGGGCGGGTGGGAGAACTTTTAGTGTCAAGACGCTGACATGAGAGGTTCAGGTtataagagagagagaaaaggattCATTCATCTGTTTACAGAGGCGAGGTAAAAGCTAAACAATTAGagaaaaatttaaagaaaaagtttttaaattcagttttatttataaagcagctTATTAcacaaatgtaatctttttattCTCTGTAACAGGATCACACATTACACACTTTCTACAGGAGGCTGAACTCTGAGTATCAGGCGTCATGTCTGTGGATTAAATCATGtaaatatgagctgtttatgtGTTTATCATTGTGTGAAAAGTTTTCTGTGTGGATTCTCTGAGTTTCACTTCTTTACCTGATGGAGGGAAATCAGCTGCTGGTTCAGAACCAGTTTCAGCTGTTTTGTTGCTCATCAGACCTCCTGAGGTCCAGCTCAGAGCAGGGTGGGCTCTCTGGTGTCTCCTCACTCTGATGCTGCTGTGGAAGTTCAGagttcctctctgagctctttaacctctctgctctgtgttgtttcctctctgtaacctctctgctctgtgttgtttcctctctctgtaacctctctgctctgtgttgtttcctctctctgtaacctctctgctctgtgttgtttcctctctgtaacctctctgctctgtgttgtttcctctctgtaacctctctgctctgtgttgtttcctctctctgtaacctctctgctctgtgttgtttcctctctgtaacctctctgctctgtgttgtttcctctctctgtaacctctctgctctgtgttgtttcctctctgtaacctctctgctctgtgttgtttcctctctgtaacctctctgctctgtgttgtttcctctctgtaacctctctgctctgtgttgtttcctctctctgtaacctctctgctctgtgttgtttcctctcctgcagAACAGAAAATCATCCCAGCTGAACCTGGACAGGATGTTACTCTGACATGTAGAGCTCCCAACAACAACCCCATCATAGTTGTAGAGTGGAGCAGAGCTGATCTGAAGCCAAAATATGTTCTCATCTACAGAGATGGTCACTATGGTCAACATGACCAGAATCCATCTTTTAAGAACCGGGTGGatctgcaggacagacagatgaaGGATGGAGACGTGTCTCTGATTCTGAGAAATGTGACGACTGAGGACAAAGGAACATATGAGTGTCGAGTTAAGCAGGAAGGAACAAACCAGGAGAGAGGCTTCAAGACCATCAGCATCATCCTCCTGGAAGTTGTTGaaccaggtgagtgtgagtgtgagtgtgtctctggatcagagctgaagcagcttcctGGTTGTTGATGTGAGAGTGAAACATCTCAGATCagatgtttcaggtgttttctaaAGATGTTGTTGATGAGACTCTGTAGAAAGCAGCTGGTCTGAGTGCAGGAGATGATGTGGGACAGCAGTTTGAAGAGGAAATGTTCTTCAGTCATCACCCACCTGACAGCTGGTAACCACATCTGTTTCTGATCTGCAGGGAAGAGaactggaggaggagagggtggaggagagaagggaggaggaggagctgttGGACTGATCGTTGGACTGATCGTTttatctcttcttcttcttcttgctgTTGGTGGTTTCCTGATCTATAAAAGAAAACCTGCCTGGTTGAATCGATATCAGCCTCCAGCGAAACCAGCAGCAGTTGGTAAGATCTCATCTGTGTGAACATCTGAACTGTGAGTgtcctgctgctgtttgtgGTTCTTAGTGATCATTCCAACATGTAGAACCTgaacatgttaaacatgttcTGGATTTTATTATCATGAACCAGTTGGTGTTCTGAATCAGGTTGAGCCCCTCCAAGTAAGCTGGAGGAGGACCTGTTTGTAACCAATTTAGCAATGATAAAGTGAATTACAGTATAATAACAAGTTAGACTATTAATAAGACTCTGGCCAGAATCAGAAGACACCAAATTCGCTAGGAGCCAATGTGTTGAGCAACAATAAGGAATCAGGCAGAGGAATAAACGTTGAGTAGCTACTCTTGTATTTTTTCACAgagaatcaagaaaaatgttCAAGTTATATAAAACATACATGAATGACCAAAATAAAATAGTGTGCACACTGAGATGAAATAAAATTGTCCGTTGGGGCccttaaaaaataagaaatcgTTGCAGGTGCACCTGTTTCTTTAAAAGGTTCATGGGAATGTAATGTGAATGTGAGTGTGTACGTGTGAATCTGCGTCGCAAGTCTTGGCTCACCACCGGTCTCAACCGGAATCTCGTCATGATCCAGATTTTCACCGTCCTCTCAAAACCTATAAACAAGGTCATATTTATTACACTCCACTCTCTGATGCATCGTTTAAGGTTTAAATGTCTAAAATGCAGAATATTGCATCAAACCTCACATAAATCTTATCAAATCTACAACATTCAATGTTCAAGTATATCAAATATGAGGACTAAACATTCAACAACTCACATGTTTAACTGTTCCAATAACACTTATGGTAGGTAACCATTATCATTCAAAATATAAATCATAAACATATCAAAACCATGTGCAAATACAGTAACATTACACATTGAGTTTGTTCAGAGGTATCAAAGAAGTGTGCTTAATTACTCCTACAATAGCGGCCTACTAATGCGAGAGAAACTGCACCAAAAATGACCCTCTGAGCTGCTTTAAACTTACActtgaaattaaataaattccTTCAATTAGTTAAAATACTACagaataaaatattattttacatTCATCATGACACATcaaattactttctttttccctttaaattggcattaggaaaacaaaacaacttccccttaaatatatatatatattggcataaaataaaagactcaataCACACGTTCCAAAATATTGCACCATTAACCacctcagttcactctcatGGACTTTTACATCACCACTAGCCTGGGAAtttccatgctgctttgcgtgcgatttcattctcactgcaaagtcagcctggaaaccaccgcccttatttttgcctgagtttgggatccaatcacagaacggggggggcagcaagacaatgacgacgtctccttttctcctttttctgtcttcttcacAAGCAGCTGCGCTCACTTCTCTGGCTAAGGTCAGAAAAGAACGGAAAAATTGCGCACCTGCAATGCACCTCCAAGCAGAGAGGCTGAACGTGGCCTGCGTAGCCCCTGATTTGCTGTTGAGGCACTCCCCACGTGGGCATTACGAACTGTGCGGTtcattcaaatgcaacaggaacattaaactttGCCGAtgtaaacataaaataaatactccccctcttcttttattggtctctaATATAATGTAATGTGTGTTTTTCCACCTGGGCTACACCCTCCCCTCTTGAACTTATGCACGTCTCTGTGCATGGTAGACAGTTAAATGATAATTATTCGAGGGGATAAAGAAGGGGGTCGAAAAAGCTCCTCAGCATCACTTATGACATCTGCCCAAGCTGTTGACAGTCCTTGAACGAATGATGTCACTGCTGTGATCAAGGGATTACCTAACTCCGTATACTCAAGCTGTCCTGGCGGCTGACGGTTTCTCTCAGATCTCCTGACAGAATCATTTGTATCCATTCGTTCCTCTATCTCCTCTGTATCCATTGGGACTGTTTCATCCTTTCCTCCCATTGCACTTGCAtcctcctctctttcctcaGGTCCTGCAGCTCTAATGCCATCCTTCTCCTTGTCATTGTCTGACATATCCGAGGGAACTGGAAGTTGCTCTCCTCGGGGTTCCGGATGGTCATCCCCAGGTGAGTCGGTTTGAAACAAGGCTGTTTCATCTGCCTGTTCGGTTGGTGTGACTCTATCGGTGGGTAAGTACTCAGTATCACTCTGGTGAAAGTTAGACTCAATGAGCATCAAAGGACCATCTGAAGTACTATTGGACATATCAGGTTGGTGGTCAAGATCAGGTGGGTTGTCAATACCAGGAGTCCTATCAATATTCTGAGCGTGTACAGGACTCTCAACAGGACAAATGCCTGGAGGTTCAGTATGCTGAGTATCTTGGACATTGGTCATAGGTAGGTCAGGGTGCACAGGACTCTCACTGACCGTGGGAACAGGGGAACTTAAACAAACAGGAATGAGTACATCATCTCCTTCATCTGAGGAATCCCCTTCCTCCACCGCAGGGTTTGCATGGGTTCCTGGCCTGCGTGGTACTGGTTTCTGTACAGGCTCCCTGCTTTCCTCCACAGGTAGGTACTCACAAGGAAGTAACAGGTCCCTATGTAGTGTCCTTAGGGGACCATCCCTGTTTTCAGGTTTAACCGTGTAAACTGGAAGGGTGCCTGCTCTTCTCACCACTACATGGACAGTGGATTTCCATTtgtctgaaatcttatgttTTCCCCGGATGCAAACATTTCTGACCAGTACTCGTTCTCCAGCTTCCAAATCTGAGGCAATTACATGTCTATGAAAACCTTGTTTTGTTCTTGTGAGCCATCTTTGCAGCCTTGTCCATAGCTAACTTGTAGCTTTCTTTGAGACGTGACTTAAGGTTTTGCACATACTCAGAGTGAGATGAATGTTGATCTTCGTGTACTGGCAACTTGAATGAAAGGTCAACTGGCAGGCGAGGTTGGCGCCCGAACATCAGTTCATATGGGGTAAAACCAGTCACCTCATTCCTGGTGCAATTGTAGGCGTGGACCAGGGGTCTTACATGGTCACGCCAACAGGACTTATCGTGATCTTGGAGAGTGCCCAACATGTCAAGCAGGGTACGATTGAATCACTCCACAGGGTTGCCCCTAGGGTG containing:
- the LOC142369488 gene encoding uncharacterized protein LOC142369488, producing MAALTSLSVSLLCVGLLLSVSAEQKIIPAEPGQDVTLTCRAPNNNPIIVVEWSRADLKPKYVLIYRDGHYGQHDQNPSFKNRVDLQDRQMKDGDVSLILRNVTTEDKGTYECRVKQEGTNQERGFKTISIILLEVVEPGKRTGGGEGGGEKGGGGAVGLIVGLIVLSLLLLLAVGGFLIYKRKPAWLNRYQPPAKPAAVEQKIITAKPGQDVTLTCRAPNNNLIIVVEWSRTDRGKEYVLIYRDDQLDLDGQHPSFKKRVDLQDRQMKDGDVSLILKDVTTADRGTYECRVVQEGTNQERELKTISIILLAVVEAGTEEGGEKEGGEKEGGEEEGGEKEGGEEEGGEKEGGEKEGGEEDVLLD